One genomic window of Sphingopyxis sp. OPL5 includes the following:
- a CDS encoding nuclear transport factor 2 family protein, translating to MEPSVEAMVRELYDKQKIREVVTRYCRGVDRMDRDLFLSAYHPDAVDDHGFVVAGPEEFWAWVNHYHTTAQATHQHIITNHSCELDGDTAHCETYWMFAALDPNGQNLTIGGGRYVDRMEKRGGEWRIAARKCVPDWGGQPVATQISPAARAMLAESGTTARDASDCSYERPLTIPEERIGINVDILAGT from the coding sequence ATGGAACCCTCCGTCGAAGCGATGGTGCGCGAACTCTACGACAAGCAGAAGATCCGCGAGGTCGTGACGCGCTATTGCCGCGGGGTCGACCGCATGGACCGCGACCTGTTCCTGTCGGCCTATCACCCCGACGCGGTCGACGACCATGGCTTCGTCGTCGCCGGGCCGGAGGAATTCTGGGCGTGGGTGAACCATTATCACACCACCGCCCAGGCGACCCACCAGCACATCATCACCAACCACAGCTGCGAGCTCGACGGCGACACGGCGCATTGCGAAACCTATTGGATGTTCGCCGCGCTCGATCCGAACGGGCAGAATCTGACGATCGGCGGCGGGCGTTATGTCGACCGCATGGAAAAGCGCGGCGGCGAATGGCGCATCGCGGCGCGCAAATGCGTCCCCGACTGGGGCGGCCAGCCGGTGGCGACGCAGATCAGCCCGGCGGCGCGCGCGATGCTGGCCGAGAGCGGCACGACCGCGCGCGATGCCAGCGACTGCTCGTACGAGCGGCCGCTGACGATCCCCGAGGAGCGGATCGGCATCAACGTCGATATTCTCGCCGGCACCTGA
- a CDS encoding zinc-dependent alcohol dehydrogenase family protein produces the protein MKVYRLRDHGSLDNLAIEDAPVPEIGSHDVLVRIRAVALNARDLMMVFGPSPYGPKPGIIPGSDAAGEVTACGSAVTDVAIGTRVVIPFRPGWIGGPFNPAAIATDLGGAVDGVLAEQVAVAARTVVPIPASMSFEQAATLPCAGVTAWAALDRGAPVGPGHSVLVMGSGGVSLFALQIARARGCRVIATTSSEAKAARLLGMGASDVINYRECPDWDRRVLELTDGRGVDRVVEVGGAGTLPRSMAALAPEGEIALVGLLDNPMSAISPLPLMRTMGTIRGISVGSRADLVRLVDCAAQNFAPVIDRVFDFDQARAALAHLASRTHFGKVVIRV, from the coding sequence ATGAAAGTCTATCGCCTCCGCGATCACGGGTCGCTCGACAATCTGGCGATCGAGGACGCGCCGGTTCCCGAGATCGGGTCCCACGATGTGCTTGTCCGCATCCGCGCCGTCGCGCTCAACGCGCGCGACCTGATGATGGTGTTCGGCCCCTCGCCCTACGGCCCCAAGCCGGGAATCATCCCCGGGTCCGACGCCGCGGGCGAGGTCACCGCCTGCGGATCGGCGGTCACCGACGTCGCGATCGGAACGCGGGTCGTCATCCCGTTCCGGCCGGGCTGGATCGGCGGTCCCTTCAATCCTGCGGCGATCGCGACCGACCTCGGCGGCGCGGTCGACGGCGTCCTTGCCGAGCAGGTCGCGGTGGCGGCGCGCACCGTGGTTCCGATCCCCGCTTCGATGTCGTTCGAACAGGCCGCGACGCTACCGTGCGCCGGCGTCACCGCCTGGGCCGCGCTCGATCGCGGCGCGCCGGTCGGCCCCGGTCACAGCGTCCTCGTCATGGGCAGCGGCGGGGTTTCGCTGTTCGCGCTGCAGATCGCGCGCGCCAGGGGATGCCGGGTGATCGCCACGACATCGAGCGAGGCCAAAGCCGCGCGCCTGCTCGGCATGGGCGCGAGCGACGTCATCAATTATCGCGAATGCCCCGACTGGGACCGGCGGGTTCTGGAACTCACCGACGGGCGCGGGGTCGATCGTGTGGTCGAGGTCGGCGGCGCGGGCACCCTGCCCCGCTCGATGGCGGCGCTGGCGCCCGAGGGCGAGATTGCACTGGTCGGCCTGCTCGACAATCCGATGAGCGCGATCAGCCCGCTGCCGCTGATGCGGACGATGGGCACCATCCGCGGCATTTCGGTCGGATCGCGCGCCGATCTCGTCCGCCTCGTCGATTGCGCGGCGCAAAATTTCGCGCCGGTGATCGACCGCGTCTTCGATTTCGATCAGGCTCGCGCGGCGCTGGCTCATCTCGCATCGCGAACCCATTTCGGAAAAGTGGTGATCCGGGTCTGA
- a CDS encoding SDR family NAD(P)-dependent oxidoreductase, whose product MGQYDGRVAVITGAGRGIGRETALLMAREGAKIVVNDLGGGPQGGGGDASFAQQVVDEIKAAGGEAVADTSSVASMAGGQAVVDCAIDHFGRLDYLINNAGIIRPRRITEMSEEDFDIVIAVNLKGYFATIRAGAEHLKKQGGAIVNFASPSGFGHYGMANYSAAKEGVVGMSRTVARELAEYGVRTNVIRPISGPSNMNIPEVYETLGYAMNTLKIPPLSNHWIGNSGPDGRPWNVAAVAAWLCSDLSENLNGRELFINGGHVALVQEPEYVRSQFAVDGWTFEGLCSEGTTRALTWDIRNRFTGK is encoded by the coding sequence ATGGGACAATATGACGGCCGGGTGGCCGTGATCACCGGCGCCGGGCGCGGAATCGGGCGCGAAACCGCGCTGCTGATGGCGCGCGAGGGGGCAAAGATCGTCGTCAACGATCTGGGCGGCGGGCCGCAGGGCGGCGGCGGCGATGCCAGTTTCGCGCAGCAGGTCGTCGACGAGATCAAGGCCGCAGGTGGAGAGGCGGTCGCCGACACCTCGAGCGTCGCGTCGATGGCGGGCGGCCAGGCGGTCGTCGATTGCGCGATCGACCATTTCGGGCGGCTCGATTATCTGATCAACAACGCCGGCATCATCCGTCCGCGCCGGATCACCGAGATGAGCGAGGAGGATTTCGACATCGTCATCGCGGTCAACCTCAAGGGCTATTTCGCGACGATCCGCGCCGGGGCCGAGCATCTGAAGAAACAGGGCGGCGCGATCGTCAACTTCGCCTCCCCCTCGGGCTTTGGCCATTATGGCATGGCCAATTACAGCGCCGCGAAAGAGGGTGTCGTCGGCATGTCGCGCACCGTCGCGCGCGAATTGGCCGAATATGGGGTGCGCACCAACGTCATCCGCCCGATTTCGGGGCCGAGCAACATGAATATCCCCGAGGTGTACGAGACGCTCGGCTATGCGATGAACACGCTCAAGATTCCGCCGCTGTCGAACCACTGGATCGGCAACAGCGGCCCCGACGGCCGCCCGTGGAATGTCGCCGCGGTCGCGGCCTGGCTCTGTTCCGACCTGTCGGAAAACCTCAACGGACGCGAACTCTTCATCAACGGTGGCCATGTCGCGCTGGTGCAGGAACCCGAATATGTCCGCAGCCAGTTCGCGGTCGACGGCTGGACCTTCGAGGGCCTGTGCAGCGAAGGCACGACGCGCGCGCTGACGTGGGACATCCGCAACCGATTTACCGGGAAATAG
- a CDS encoding phosphotransferase family protein, translated as MPLYQPLNEPQMTAYFQQLFPDRSKARLETVKRSYPGMSRETWWVTLAWDADGEKGREKFVVRLDPPGGCMSDSPLRDESEVYRLLHGTAVPVPRLVVHEDRPQWLLEGREFTIREWIDGEIEPACLRETGDEAEAAKIGIVKEQMDKLAALHALDWDAMGFGQLLPIPSDPENCGKDDVVRHLEMLDRHAQEPLPGLREIGRWLLDNPPPAPARIVLRKENNGIGEEIWQDGRIVGMCDWEGASLGDPALDLAVAMGTTAKFWDEDAALAYYNSVAPHPVTQEAVGWYRRFWGYKGACALHSALRNYNDGRDRRVQLLTLGCLYPVMIQANLSAAAQFGKG; from the coding sequence ATGCCCCTCTATCAACCCCTCAACGAGCCGCAGATGACGGCCTATTTCCAACAGCTTTTCCCGGATCGGTCCAAGGCGCGCCTCGAAACGGTCAAGCGCTCCTATCCCGGCATGTCGCGCGAAACCTGGTGGGTCACGCTCGCCTGGGACGCCGACGGCGAAAAGGGCCGCGAGAAATTCGTCGTCCGCCTCGATCCGCCCGGCGGCTGCATGTCCGACAGTCCGCTCCGCGACGAAAGCGAAGTGTATCGCCTGCTCCATGGCACCGCGGTGCCCGTGCCGCGCCTGGTGGTGCACGAGGACCGTCCCCAATGGCTGCTTGAGGGACGCGAATTCACGATCCGCGAATGGATCGATGGCGAGATCGAGCCAGCCTGTCTTCGCGAGACCGGCGACGAAGCCGAAGCGGCGAAGATCGGCATCGTCAAGGAACAGATGGACAAATTGGCCGCGCTCCACGCACTCGACTGGGACGCGATGGGCTTCGGCCAGCTGCTGCCCATTCCGTCCGACCCCGAGAATTGCGGTAAGGACGATGTCGTCCGGCATCTCGAGATGCTCGACCGCCACGCGCAGGAGCCGCTTCCGGGCCTGCGCGAAATCGGTCGCTGGCTGCTCGACAACCCGCCCCCCGCCCCGGCGCGTATCGTCCTGCGCAAGGAGAACAACGGCATCGGCGAAGAGATTTGGCAGGACGGCAGGATCGTCGGCATGTGCGACTGGGAGGGCGCGAGCCTGGGCGATCCGGCGCTCGACCTGGCCGTCGCGATGGGGACGACCGCCAAATTTTGGGACGAGGATGCCGCGCTCGCCTATTACAACAGCGTCGCGCCGCACCCGGTGACGCAGGAGGCGGTCGGCTGGTACCGGCGCTTCTGGGGCTACAAGGGCGCGTGCGCGTTGCACTCGGCCTTGCGCAACTACAATGACGGCCGCGACCGCCGCGTCCAACTTCTTACGCTCGGTTGCCTCTATCCGGTGATGATCCAGGCCAACCTGTCCGCCGCCGCACAGTTCGGGAAGGGTTGA
- a CDS encoding SDR family NAD(P)-dependent oxidoreductase produces MTDTILESAALAPFTLTGKVALITGAASGLGKATAGLFLDVGASVVIADLNAEGAAAVAAELAAKGPTLGIGMDVSDEAAVQAGFATAAERFGGVDVLVNNAAYRGKANTMDMSVAEWDIMHAVCTRGSFLCLREAVKQMRRRGGGSVVNVSSMSAQHPTIFPNMHYDSAKAGVDAITRLAAVEFGKDGIRVNSVLPGGMATPGPDKMRAAQAAGGAVIAGPATIPGRNPMGRIADPIEMARAILFLASDAASYITGAELLVDAGFTKG; encoded by the coding sequence ATGACCGACACTATCCTTGAGTCCGCCGCCCTCGCGCCCTTCACCCTGACCGGAAAGGTCGCGCTGATAACCGGCGCCGCGTCGGGGCTCGGCAAGGCGACCGCCGGGCTTTTCCTCGACGTCGGCGCCAGCGTCGTGATCGCCGACCTGAATGCCGAGGGCGCCGCCGCGGTTGCCGCCGAACTCGCGGCCAAGGGGCCGACGCTCGGCATCGGCATGGACGTGTCCGACGAGGCCGCGGTGCAGGCGGGTTTTGCCACCGCGGCCGAGCGGTTCGGCGGCGTCGATGTGCTGGTCAACAACGCCGCCTATCGCGGCAAGGCGAACACGATGGACATGTCGGTCGCCGAATGGGACATCATGCACGCCGTGTGTACGCGCGGCAGTTTCCTGTGCCTGCGCGAGGCGGTCAAGCAGATGCGACGGCGCGGCGGTGGATCGGTGGTCAATGTCTCGTCGATGAGCGCGCAGCATCCGACGATCTTTCCCAACATGCATTATGACTCGGCGAAGGCCGGGGTCGACGCGATCACCCGGCTGGCGGCGGTCGAGTTCGGCAAGGACGGGATACGCGTTAATTCGGTGCTGCCCGGCGGCATGGCGACCCCCGGACCCGACAAGATGCGCGCGGCGCAGGCGGCGGGCGGCGCGGTCATCGCGGGGCCGGCGACGATCCCGGGGCGCAACCCGATGGGGCGCATCGCCGATCCCATCGAAATGGCGCGCGCGATCCTGTTCCTCGCCAGCGACGCGGCGAGCTATATCACCGGCGCCGAACTGCTCGTCGACGCCGGCTTCACCAAGGGTTGA
- a CDS encoding aldehyde dehydrogenase family protein translates to MTDLLSDSRPLIGDTRPATTGLGARDHVNPATGQVQARVLIGGASEIDAAARAAVLGQRAWQALGPEKRRDSLLRLADLIEADAAKLLRMAALECGTPLSSNSSGLALSWIRYYAGWADKIEGSYSEPFGIAGLAYSRHEPIGVIGVIIPWNSPLVAIAMTAILAMAAGNAVVLKPPTQTPFVALRFGELALEAGIPAGVLNIVPGDAEAGEALIAHPAVGKISFTGGDIVAKAVMRTAAEHLKPVALELGGKSANLIFADADLDVAAAMAAGCSLVPLAGQGCVLPTRVYAHGAIFDEFVDRVRAHAESYALGDPLDPATIIGPVINEAAAQRIIGVIDRAKAESGGRLVTGGRRGQGDLAAGSFVEPTVFAGVAHDSHLAREEVFGPVLSIVRFDDDADAVAMANDSRFGLGAYLHTRDLSRAHKVAAALEAGCVAVNGMLPMAPNQPFGGVKQSGFGREGGRAGLEEFMQIKQVLMHLR, encoded by the coding sequence ATGACCGACCTGCTCTCCGACAGCCGTCCCCTGATCGGCGATACGCGCCCGGCGACGACCGGTCTCGGCGCCCGCGATCATGTCAATCCCGCCACCGGACAGGTTCAGGCACGCGTGTTGATCGGCGGCGCCAGCGAGATCGATGCCGCGGCGCGCGCCGCGGTTCTCGGCCAACGGGCGTGGCAGGCGCTCGGCCCCGAAAAGCGGCGCGATAGCCTGCTGCGCCTCGCCGACCTGATCGAAGCCGACGCGGCCAAGCTCCTGCGGATGGCGGCGCTCGAATGCGGCACGCCGCTGTCGAGCAATTCGAGCGGCCTCGCGCTGTCGTGGATCCGCTATTATGCCGGCTGGGCCGACAAGATCGAGGGCAGCTACAGCGAACCCTTCGGCATCGCCGGACTAGCTTATTCGCGGCACGAGCCGATCGGGGTGATCGGCGTCATCATCCCGTGGAATTCGCCGCTGGTGGCGATCGCGATGACCGCGATCCTGGCGATGGCGGCGGGCAATGCCGTCGTCCTCAAGCCGCCGACGCAGACCCCGTTCGTCGCGCTGCGTTTTGGCGAACTGGCGCTTGAGGCGGGGATTCCGGCAGGGGTGCTGAACATCGTTCCTGGCGATGCCGAAGCGGGCGAGGCACTGATCGCGCATCCGGCGGTAGGCAAGATCAGCTTCACCGGCGGCGACATCGTCGCCAAGGCGGTGATGCGGACCGCCGCCGAACATCTGAAACCCGTCGCGCTGGAACTCGGCGGCAAGTCGGCGAACCTGATCTTCGCCGATGCCGATCTCGATGTCGCGGCGGCGATGGCCGCCGGTTGCAGCCTGGTCCCGCTGGCGGGGCAAGGCTGCGTCCTGCCGACGCGCGTCTATGCGCATGGCGCGATCTTCGACGAGTTCGTCGACCGGGTGCGCGCGCATGCCGAAAGCTACGCGCTTGGCGATCCGCTCGACCCTGCCACCATCATCGGACCCGTCATCAACGAGGCCGCCGCGCAGCGGATCATCGGGGTGATCGACCGCGCCAAGGCCGAAAGCGGTGGCCGGCTGGTCACCGGCGGTCGACGCGGACAGGGCGACCTAGCCGCCGGCAGCTTCGTCGAGCCGACGGTGTTCGCCGGCGTCGCGCACGACAGCCACCTCGCCCGCGAGGAAGTCTTCGGCCCGGTGCTGTCGATCGTACGGTTCGACGATGACGCCGACGCGGTGGCGATGGCCAATGATTCGCGCTTCGGCCTCGGCGCCTATCTCCACACCCGCGACCTGTCGCGCGCGCACAAGGTCGCCGCCGCGCTCGAGGCCGGATGCGTCGCGGTCAACGGCATGTTGCCGATGGCCCCCAACCAGCCCTTCGGCGGCGTCAAGCAAAGCGGCTTCGGACGCGAGGGCGGCCGTGCGGGGCTCGAGGAATTCATGCAGATCAAGCAGGTGCTGATGCACCTGCGCTGA
- a CDS encoding GMC family oxidoreductase, with translation MDDEADFVIVGGGSAGCVLAARLSENPGHRVILLEAGGEGRDFLVRMPAGTAKLMGHKQFDWCLPTEPDPSINDRTMQWAAGKALGGSSAINGQVYMRGERSDYDHWAAAGCTGWGYDDVFPYFLKAEEFHGPPMQSHGRHGPLSVSPIQDPQPVGQYVIDAFTQAGIPLNEDYCNGSQSGVYRIFATQKDGQRCSAARAYLDPVRGRANLTVVTQAHVDRIVIEGGRATGVEVRVAGERRVIRARGEVLLCAGTLLSPTLLMRSGLGPAAGLAAHGIAVQRDLPGVGRNLREHNSVSLAKLVNIPTMSAELGPFKLARHMLNYMLFHRGLLTTPAVQVMAAFRTDPDLADPDIILSMLPVAVSFNDKGDAVVEKRPSFSFGFHVARPQSRGEIRLRSADPDTKPVIDHRLQSAQSDVDKLVAGLKIVESLCRTPALAAIITGTLRPDPMPSDDDQWEAYVRQWGGIGYHAVGTCRMGADGDPMAVLDPHLRVRGIAGLRVVDASVMPEPVSANTNAPTIMIAERAAEWIGRGI, from the coding sequence GTGGACGACGAGGCGGACTTTGTCATTGTGGGCGGGGGCAGCGCGGGCTGCGTCCTGGCCGCGCGGCTGAGCGAAAATCCCGGGCATCGGGTGATCCTGCTCGAGGCCGGGGGCGAAGGCCGCGATTTCCTCGTCCGGATGCCCGCCGGCACCGCGAAACTGATGGGGCACAAACAGTTCGACTGGTGCCTGCCGACCGAACCCGACCCATCGATCAACGACCGCACGATGCAATGGGCGGCGGGCAAGGCGCTCGGCGGCAGTTCGGCGATCAACGGCCAGGTCTATATGCGCGGCGAACGGTCGGACTATGACCATTGGGCCGCCGCCGGATGCACCGGCTGGGGCTATGACGATGTCTTCCCCTATTTCCTGAAGGCCGAGGAATTCCACGGGCCGCCGATGCAATCGCATGGCCGGCACGGCCCGCTCAGCGTCTCGCCGATCCAGGATCCGCAACCGGTCGGCCAATATGTCATCGACGCCTTCACCCAGGCCGGGATTCCGCTGAACGAGGATTATTGCAACGGCAGCCAGAGCGGCGTCTACCGGATCTTCGCGACCCAAAAGGACGGCCAGCGCTGTTCGGCGGCGCGCGCCTATCTCGATCCGGTGCGCGGCCGCGCGAACCTGACCGTCGTCACCCAGGCGCATGTCGACCGGATCGTCATCGAGGGCGGCCGGGCGACCGGGGTGGAGGTGCGCGTGGCCGGCGAGCGCCGCGTCATCCGGGCGCGCGGCGAAGTGCTGCTGTGCGCCGGCACCTTGTTGTCGCCCACCCTATTGATGCGGTCGGGTCTCGGTCCGGCGGCGGGGCTGGCCGCGCACGGTATTGCGGTGCAGCGCGACCTGCCCGGCGTCGGGCGGAATTTGCGCGAGCACAACAGCGTCAGCCTGGCGAAGCTCGTCAACATCCCGACGATGAGCGCCGAGCTCGGCCCGTTCAAGCTCGCACGCCACATGCTGAATTACATGCTGTTCCATCGCGGGCTGCTGACGACCCCGGCGGTGCAGGTCATGGCGGCATTCCGCACCGATCCCGACCTCGCCGACCCCGACATCATCCTGTCGATGCTGCCCGTCGCGGTCTCGTTCAACGACAAGGGCGATGCGGTGGTGGAGAAGCGTCCGTCCTTCTCGTTCGGATTCCATGTCGCGCGCCCGCAGAGTCGCGGCGAAATCCGGCTGCGCAGTGCCGATCCCGATACCAAGCCGGTGATCGACCATCGGCTGCAAAGCGCGCAGAGCGACGTCGACAAGCTGGTCGCGGGGCTGAAGATCGTCGAAAGCCTTTGCCGCACGCCGGCCTTGGCCGCGATCATCACCGGAACGCTGCGACCCGATCCCATGCCGTCCGATGACGACCAGTGGGAAGCCTATGTGCGCCAATGGGGCGGCATCGGATATCATGCGGTCGGCACCTGCCGCATGGGCGCTGATGGCGACCCTATGGCGGTGCTCGATCCGCATTTGCGGGTCCGGGGCATCGCGGGACTGCGGGTGGTCGATGCGTCGGTGATGCCCGAACCGGTGTCGGCGAACACCAATGCGCCGACGATCATGATCGCCGAACGCGCCGCCGAATGGATCGGGAGAGGGATATGA
- a CDS encoding SDR family NAD(P)-dependent oxidoreductase encodes MTLERIFGVTDRKILVIGATPIGEATAALFNELGATAEIADIVPGEQVIADAVADFAARHGRIDVMVYAVTRIGTYALPTMSLDQWDQVHDANLRGAFLAMRAVIPAMQQQGGGAIVAVSTMGSVHPVLKGNGAYGASKAGLNGLVRAAALDHADDGIRVNAVLPGAVPVGDPPADMERLGGPATQPGRLMLGMGRAEDVASAIVYLASPAARFVTGQMLALDGGFLIS; translated from the coding sequence ATGACGCTCGAACGCATTTTTGGAGTGACCGACCGCAAGATACTGGTCATCGGCGCCACCCCGATCGGCGAGGCCACCGCCGCGCTGTTCAACGAACTGGGGGCCACTGCCGAAATCGCCGATATCGTGCCGGGCGAGCAGGTGATCGCCGACGCGGTTGCGGATTTTGCCGCGCGTCATGGCCGGATCGACGTGATGGTCTATGCGGTCACGCGCATCGGCACCTATGCGCTGCCGACGATGTCGCTCGACCAATGGGATCAGGTGCATGATGCCAATCTGCGCGGTGCCTTTCTGGCCATGCGCGCGGTGATTCCCGCCATGCAGCAACAGGGCGGCGGCGCGATCGTCGCGGTGTCGACTATGGGATCGGTCCATCCGGTGCTGAAGGGCAATGGCGCCTATGGCGCGTCGAAGGCGGGGCTCAACGGCCTCGTGCGCGCGGCGGCGCTCGACCATGCCGATGACGGCATTCGCGTCAACGCGGTGTTGCCCGGCGCCGTGCCCGTCGGCGACCCGCCCGCCGATATGGAGCGGCTGGGCGGACCGGCCACCCAGCCCGGCCGGTTGATGCTGGGAATGGGGCGTGCCGAGGATGTCGCCAGCGCCATCGTCTATCTCGCCTCCCCGGCGGCGCGCTTCGTCACCGGACAGATGCTGGCACTCGACGGCGGCTTCCTGATTTCATGA
- a CDS encoding class I adenylate-forming enzyme family protein yields MPTLNSIVRNVMAIDPAAPALEYQGQWHSWGDLSGVIDAVEALLQQHRIGSGTRIGGILRNTPPMAAVIIGTITSDRCVVTLNPALPDEKLASDIIALKTPVIIAQTEDWQRAPVRDAVAQSGALGIEITGDKDQPARLIMASTGTDFHSDAAGIGIEMLTSGTTGAPKRVPLKAANFSKMVLDAAVFEKRDIDAPPTLSRAVSISNTPFSHIGGIFSLFVTLSAGRKSCMLDRFRVDEFVDAVQRHRPKVAGAPPSALRMILDAGVPKEALSSLVAFRTSTAPLDPALADQFYEHFGIPVLQNYGATEFAGGVAGWTLPDFLKSGAQRRGSVGKMNPGVDGRIVDPESGEPLAYGEKGLLELRAKHLGDGRNWVRTTDLARMDEEQFLWILGRADNAIIRGGFKIIPDDVVKAMETHPAVLEACVVALSDPRLGQVPAAGYRVKAGQSVAADELRAYLRERLTAYQLPTKLLEVQDFPRTPSMKPSQPELRKLLEAA; encoded by the coding sequence ATGCCCACGCTCAATTCGATCGTTCGCAACGTCATGGCGATCGACCCTGCCGCCCCGGCGCTCGAATATCAGGGGCAGTGGCACAGCTGGGGGGACCTCAGCGGAGTTATCGATGCGGTCGAGGCGCTGTTGCAGCAGCATCGAATCGGTTCGGGCACCCGCATCGGCGGTATATTGCGCAACACCCCGCCCATGGCGGCGGTGATCATCGGCACGATCACCTCCGACCGCTGCGTCGTCACCCTCAACCCCGCGCTGCCCGACGAAAAGCTGGCGAGCGATATCATCGCGCTGAAGACTCCCGTCATCATCGCCCAGACCGAGGACTGGCAGCGCGCGCCGGTGCGCGACGCGGTCGCGCAAAGCGGCGCATTGGGGATCGAGATTACCGGCGACAAGGATCAGCCCGCGCGTCTGATCATGGCAAGCACCGGGACCGATTTCCACAGCGATGCCGCGGGGATCGGCATCGAGATGCTGACCAGCGGCACGACCGGCGCGCCGAAGCGGGTGCCGCTGAAAGCCGCCAATTTCTCGAAGATGGTGCTCGACGCGGCGGTGTTCGAAAAGCGCGATATCGATGCGCCGCCGACCTTGTCGCGGGCGGTGAGCATTTCCAACACCCCCTTCTCGCACATCGGCGGCATATTCAGCCTGTTCGTTACGCTGTCCGCGGGTCGCAAGTCGTGCATGCTCGACCGCTTCCGGGTCGATGAATTTGTCGACGCGGTGCAGCGGCACCGGCCCAAGGTCGCGGGCGCGCCGCCGTCCGCGCTGCGGATGATCCTCGACGCCGGGGTGCCCAAGGAGGCGCTGTCGAGCCTCGTCGCCTTTCGCACCTCGACGGCGCCGCTCGATCCGGCGCTGGCGGACCAGTTCTACGAGCATTTCGGCATCCCGGTCCTGCAAAATTATGGCGCGACCGAATTTGCGGGCGGGGTCGCGGGGTGGACGCTCCCCGATTTCCTGAAATCGGGCGCCCAGCGGCGCGGCAGCGTCGGCAAGATGAACCCCGGCGTCGACGGCCGCATCGTCGATCCCGAAAGCGGCGAGCCGCTGGCCTATGGCGAAAAGGGACTGCTCGAACTGCGCGCCAAACATCTTGGCGATGGCCGGAACTGGGTCCGGACGACCGACCTCGCGCGCATGGACGAGGAACAATTTCTTTGGATTCTCGGCCGCGCCGACAATGCGATCATCCGCGGCGGGTTCAAGATCATCCCCGACGACGTCGTCAAGGCGATGGAGACCCATCCCGCCGTCCTCGAAGCCTGTGTCGTCGCGCTGTCCGATCCGCGGCTGGGACAGGTCCCCGCGGCGGGATATCGCGTGAAGGCGGGACAGTCGGTCGCCGCCGACGAACTGCGAGCGTATCTGCGCGAACGGCTGACCGCCTATCAGCTGCCGACGAAGCTGCTCGAAGTGCAGGATTTCCCGCGGACGCCATCGATGAAACCCAGCCAGCCCGAACTCAGGAAGCTGCTCGAAGCGGCTTGA